A window of the Sulfitobacter alexandrii genome harbors these coding sequences:
- a CDS encoding ATP-binding cassette domain-containing protein, whose amino-acid sequence MSLVSVEKMSVAYGANTVLRDVSLSIEPGEIVTVVGPNGSGKTTLLRTLIGAARPTSGRITTRPGLRIGYVPQKLHVDRTLPMTVNRFLRLPGGTTRTDAAAALDRAGVTDLSQRQMSALSGGQLQRVLLARALMNRPELLLLDEATQGLDQPGSAAFYLQIEDVRRQTGCAVMMISHELHVVMSASDRVICLNGHVCCEGTPDIVSAAPEYRALFGTGTGGALALYRHEHDHAHDHDHDHHHDKTEAAE is encoded by the coding sequence ATGAGCCTCGTCAGCGTCGAGAAGATGAGCGTCGCCTACGGCGCCAATACCGTCCTGCGCGACGTGTCCCTGTCCATCGAACCGGGCGAGATCGTGACCGTCGTCGGCCCCAACGGATCGGGCAAGACGACGCTGCTGCGCACCCTGATCGGCGCGGCGCGGCCCACCTCGGGCAGGATCACCACCCGCCCCGGCCTGCGCATCGGCTACGTGCCGCAGAAACTTCACGTCGACCGGACCCTGCCGATGACCGTGAACCGGTTCCTGCGCCTGCCGGGCGGCACGACCCGGACGGACGCGGCGGCGGCGCTCGACCGGGCGGGCGTCACCGACCTGTCGCAGCGCCAGATGTCCGCGCTCTCGGGCGGACAGCTTCAGCGCGTGCTGCTGGCCCGCGCCCTGATGAACCGGCCCGAACTCCTGCTGCTGGACGAGGCGACCCAGGGCCTCGATCAGCCCGGCTCCGCCGCCTTCTATCTCCAGATCGAGGACGTCCGCCGCCAGACCGGTTGTGCCGTGATGATGATCAGCCATGAGTTGCACGTGGTCATGAGCGCATCCGACCGGGTGATCTGCCTCAATGGCCATGTCTGTTGCGAAGGCACGCCCGACATCGTATCGGCCGCCCCGGAGTACCGCGCGCTCTTCGGGACGGGCACGGGCGGCGCGCTTGCGCTCTACCGGCACGAACACGACCATGCGCACGATCACGATCACGACCACCATCACGACAAGACAGAGGCTGCGGAATAG
- a CDS encoding metal ABC transporter permease, with protein sequence MLDDFMTRAALAGVGVAFATAPLGSFVVWRRMAYFGDATAHAAILGVALALALQISIFAGAVAVALVMALTVTLLSGRGYAMDTLLGVLAHSALAFGLVAVSFLSGIRIDLMAYLFGDILAVSRADLAVIWGGAVVVVGLIAWRWSALLTATLSEDLAYASGVDPRREQLILTLALAITVAVAIKVVGVLLIAAMLIIPAAAARPLSQTPERMALTGAVIGALSALAGLRAAFVFDTPAGPSIVCVAAVIFVATSLLDGLRRRSS encoded by the coding sequence GTGCTGGATGACTTCATGACCCGCGCCGCACTGGCCGGCGTCGGCGTCGCCTTTGCGACGGCCCCGCTGGGCAGCTTCGTCGTCTGGCGGCGGATGGCCTATTTCGGCGATGCCACAGCGCACGCCGCGATCCTCGGTGTCGCGCTGGCGCTCGCCTTGCAGATCTCGATCTTTGCCGGGGCCGTGGCGGTGGCGCTGGTCATGGCGCTGACGGTCACCCTGCTTTCGGGGCGCGGCTATGCCATGGACACGTTGCTGGGGGTGCTGGCCCATTCGGCGCTGGCCTTCGGTCTCGTGGCGGTCTCCTTCCTTTCCGGTATCCGCATCGACCTCATGGCCTATCTCTTTGGCGACATTCTTGCCGTGTCGCGGGCCGACCTCGCGGTGATCTGGGGCGGCGCAGTCGTGGTTGTCGGGTTGATCGCCTGGCGCTGGTCCGCCCTGCTGACCGCCACCCTGAGCGAAGATCTGGCTTACGCCAGTGGCGTCGATCCCCGGCGCGAGCAGCTCATCCTCACCCTCGCGCTGGCGATCACCGTCGCCGTGGCCATCAAGGTCGTGGGCGTCCTGCTGATCGCGGCGATGCTCATCATTCCCGCCGCCGCGGCGCGGCCGCTGTCGCAGACCCCGGAGCGCATGGCGCTGACCGGTGCCGTGATCGGGGCGCTTTCGGCGCTTGCCGGGCTCAGGGCGGCGTTCGTGTTCGACACGCCCGCGGGCCCCTCGATTGTCTGCGTCGCGGCGGTGATCTTCGTGGCGACCAGCCTGCTGGACGGGTTGCGGCGCCGTTCTTCCTGA